One segment of Sebaldella sp. S0638 DNA contains the following:
- the rplE gene encoding 50S ribosomal protein L5, with amino-acid sequence MPRLYTMYREEIVPALFKELNMKNIMEVPKLDKIIVNIGVGEAAGNAKLLDAAINDLKIITGQQPVARKAKKSEAGFKLREGQKIGAKVTLRKEKMYEFLDRLVTVALPRVRDFEGVSKKGFDGRGNYTLGIREQIVFPEIEIDKVDKMFGLGITIVSTAKTDEEGHALLAAFGMPFQK; translated from the coding sequence ATACCAAGATTATACACTATGTATAGAGAAGAGATTGTACCTGCATTATTTAAGGAATTAAACATGAAAAACATAATGGAAGTACCTAAACTGGACAAAATAATCGTAAATATCGGAGTTGGTGAAGCAGCTGGAAATGCTAAATTACTAGACGCAGCAATTAACGATCTTAAAATAATCACAGGACAGCAACCTGTTGCAAGAAAAGCAAAAAAATCTGAAGCAGGATTCAAATTAAGAGAAGGACAAAAAATCGGTGCAAAAGTTACTCTTAGAAAAGAAAAAATGTATGAATTTTTAGATAGATTAGTAACAGTAGCCCTTCCAAGAGTTAGAGATTTCGAGGGAGTTTCTAAAAAAGGATTCGACGGAAGAGGAAACTATACTTTAGGAATAAGAGAACAAATAGTTTTTCCTGAAATAGAAATAGACAAAGTAGATAAAATGTTTGGATTAGGGATAACTATTGTTTCTACAGCGAAAACTGATGAAGAAGGACATGCATTACTGGCAGCATTCGGTATGCCATTCCAAAAATAA
- the rplX gene encoding 50S ribosomal protein L24 produces the protein MIKSKVKSVPKKLHVKTGDMVVVVSGRSKDAAEKPGDKDKVGKVLRVMRSTGKVIVEGVNVRKKFIKPNQMNPQGEVVEKEMPIFASKVMLWDEKAKKGTRVRKEFKNDKKVRISVVSGKEI, from the coding sequence GTGATAAAATCAAAAGTAAAATCGGTACCTAAAAAATTACATGTGAAAACAGGAGATATGGTAGTAGTAGTAAGCGGAAGATCGAAAGATGCTGCTGAAAAGCCAGGAGACAAGGACAAAGTGGGAAAAGTGCTAAGAGTAATGAGAAGCACAGGAAAAGTAATTGTAGAGGGTGTAAATGTAAGAAAGAAATTTATAAAGCCTAATCAAATGAACCCACAAGGAGAAGTTGTAGAGAAAGAAATGCCTATTTTTGCATCAAAAGTAATGCTTTGGGATGAAAAAGCAAAAAAAGGTACTAGAGTGAGAAAAGAATTCAAAAATGATAAAAAAGTAAGAATTTCAGTAGTTTCTGGAAAAGAAATATAG
- the rplN gene encoding 50S ribosomal protein L14: protein MVQQQTVLNVADNTGAKKIMVIRVLGGSRRRFGRIGDIVVASVKEAIPNGNVKKGDVVKAVVVRTRKELKRADGSYIKFDDNAAVVLNANLEIRGTRIFGPVARELRAKNFMRIVSLAPEVL from the coding sequence ATGGTTCAACAACAAACAGTACTTAACGTTGCTGATAATACAGGTGCAAAGAAAATTATGGTAATAAGAGTTCTTGGCGGATCAAGAAGAAGATTCGGGAGAATCGGAGACATAGTAGTTGCTTCTGTTAAAGAGGCTATTCCTAATGGAAACGTAAAAAAGGGAGACGTAGTTAAAGCAGTTGTAGTAAGAACAAGAAAAGAATTAAAAAGAGCAGACGGTTCATATATAAAGTTTGATGACAATGCAGCAGTTGTATTAAACGCAAACCTTGAAATAAGAGGAACAAGAATATTTGGCCCAGTGGCAAGAGAATTGAGAGCGAAAAACTTTATGAGAATAGTATCTCTTGCACCAGAAGTATTATAG
- the rpsQ gene encoding 30S ribosomal protein S17 translates to MEIKRNYRKVREGIVVSDKMEKTVVVIEETMKFHKLYKKRLKVSKKYKAHDENNDCNVGDKVRIMETRPLSKDKRWRVVTILERAK, encoded by the coding sequence GTGGAAATCAAACGTAACTATAGAAAAGTTAGAGAAGGTATAGTTGTTTCTGATAAAATGGAAAAAACAGTAGTTGTTATTGAAGAAACAATGAAATTTCATAAATTATACAAAAAAAGACTAAAAGTTTCAAAAAAATATAAAGCACATGACGAAAACAATGATTGTAACGTCGGAGATAAAGTAAGAATAATGGAAACTAGACCACTAAGTAAAGACAAAAGATGGAGAGTAGTAACTATTTTAGAAAGAGCTAAGTAG
- the rpmC gene encoding 50S ribosomal protein L29 codes for MLSKEIRDLSIDELISQEKNLKEELFNLKFQHSLGQLQNTAQIRDMKRTIARIKTILTEKKNG; via the coding sequence ATGTTATCTAAAGAAATTAGAGATTTGTCTATCGATGAATTAATATCACAAGAGAAAAACTTAAAAGAGGAATTGTTTAATTTAAAATTTCAGCACTCTTTAGGACAGTTGCAAAACACAGCTCAGATCAGAGATATGAAGAGAACAATAGCAAGAATAAAAACAATACTTACTGAAAAGAAAAACGGATAA
- the rplP gene encoding 50S ribosomal protein L16 produces the protein MLIPKRTKYRKQFRGKIGGVATKGNNVDFGEYGLAAKEFGWITSRQIEACRVTINRTFKREGKIWIRIFPDKPYTKRPEGTRMGKGKGNTEGWVAVVKRDKIMFEVGGVPEERAKEALRKAAHKLPIKCKFVKKEEMGGDN, from the coding sequence ATGTTAATACCTAAAAGAACGAAATACAGAAAACAATTCAGAGGAAAAATCGGCGGAGTTGCTACAAAAGGAAACAATGTAGACTTTGGTGAATACGGTCTTGCAGCAAAAGAATTTGGATGGATAACATCAAGACAAATCGAAGCGTGCAGGGTAACAATAAATAGAACCTTCAAAAGGGAAGGGAAAATCTGGATCAGAATTTTTCCTGATAAGCCTTATACAAAGAGACCAGAAGGAACAAGAATGGGTAAAGGTAAAGGAAATACTGAAGGTTGGGTAGCAGTAGTAAAAAGAGACAAAATTATGTTTGAGGTTGGCGGAGTACCTGAAGAAAGAGCAAAAGAAGCTCTAAGAAAAGCTGCACACAAACTACCTATAAAGTGTAAGTTTGTAAAAAAAGAAGAAATGGGTGGTGATAATTAA
- the rpsC gene encoding 30S ribosomal protein S3, whose amino-acid sequence MGQKVDPRGIRLGITRTWDSKWFAEGKEYLNNFHEDLKIREFIKKNYYHAGVSSIQIERTSPTELTIIIDTGKAGILIGRKGAEIEALKGKIENLTGKKVQVKVQEVKNPNKNSQLVAESIATAIEKRVAYKRAVSQAIQRAEKSGVKGIKIAVSGRLNGAEIARSEWTLSGRVPLHTLRADVDYATATAFTTYGALGIKVWIFNGEVLPSKKEGGNA is encoded by the coding sequence GTGGGACAAAAGGTTGATCCTAGGGGAATTAGATTAGGAATTACTAGAACATGGGATTCTAAATGGTTTGCAGAAGGTAAGGAATATTTAAATAATTTTCACGAAGACCTGAAAATAAGAGAATTTATTAAAAAGAATTATTATCATGCAGGTGTTTCGAGCATTCAAATAGAGAGAACATCACCGACTGAACTTACAATAATCATAGATACAGGGAAAGCCGGGATACTAATAGGTAGAAAAGGTGCCGAAATAGAAGCATTAAAAGGAAAAATAGAAAATCTGACTGGGAAAAAAGTACAGGTAAAAGTACAGGAAGTAAAAAATCCTAACAAAAATTCACAGTTAGTTGCTGAAAGCATAGCTACAGCAATAGAAAAAAGGGTTGCTTATAAAAGAGCTGTAAGCCAGGCAATTCAAAGAGCTGAGAAATCAGGAGTAAAAGGGATCAAAATAGCTGTTTCTGGAAGACTAAACGGAGCAGAAATCGCGAGAAGCGAATGGACATTATCAGGAAGAGTACCATTACACACTTTAAGAGCTGATGTTGATTATGCTACAGCTACAGCATTCACTACATACGGTGCATTAGGGATTAAAGTATGGATATTTAATGGAGAAGTACTTCCTAGCAAGAAGGAAGGAGGAAATGCATAA
- the rplV gene encoding 50S ribosomal protein L22, with amino-acid sequence MAVVAKLRYQRLSPQKARLVADIVRGKDALPALAMLKFTNKKAAVYIEKTLKSAIANAEHNFGMDPDKLYVSRILVDKGPVLKRVNPRAMGRADIIRKPTAHITVEVSERN; translated from the coding sequence GTGGCAGTGGTAGCAAAACTTCGTTATCAAAGATTAAGTCCTCAGAAAGCTAGATTGGTAGCTGACATTGTAAGAGGAAAAGACGCTTTACCGGCGTTAGCAATGCTTAAATTTACAAATAAAAAAGCGGCAGTTTATATAGAAAAAACACTAAAGTCTGCTATAGCAAATGCAGAACATAACTTTGGAATGGATCCTGATAAACTATATGTATCAAGAATACTTGTAGATAAAGGACCGGTACTAAAGAGAGTAAACCCAAGAGCTATGGGAAGAGCAGATATAATTAGAAAGCCAACAGCTCATATCACAGTAGAAGTGAGCGAAAGAAATTAA
- the rpsS gene encoding 30S ribosomal protein S19, with protein MARSLKKGPFVDEYLLKKVEAMGEKKQVIKTWSRRSTIFPQFIGQTFAVYNGKKHIPVYVTEEMVGHKLGEFAPTRTFYGHGKDAKKDAKRK; from the coding sequence ATGGCTCGTTCACTAAAAAAAGGACCATTTGTTGATGAATACTTACTAAAAAAAGTAGAAGCAATGGGTGAGAAAAAACAAGTTATTAAGACATGGTCAAGAAGATCGACAATTTTCCCACAATTTATTGGACAAACTTTTGCAGTATATAACGGAAAAAAACATATACCAGTTTACGTAACTGAAGAAATGGTAGGTCATAAATTAGGAGAATTCGCACCTACTAGAACGTTTTACGGACACGGAAAAGATGCAAAAAAAGACGCTAAGAGAAAATAG
- the rplB gene encoding 50S ribosomal protein L2, with protein MPIKKLKAMTNGTRHMSILVNNDLDKVRPEKSLVEPLNSSYGIDNYGHRTGRNRHKGHKRLYRVIDWKRDKNGIPAKVATIEYDPNRTANIALLHYVDGEKRYILAPNGLKKGDTVLSGEGAEIKPGNALKLKDLPIGTVIHNVELIPGKGGQLARSAGTSARLVAKDGVYSHVELPSGELRLIHRECTATIGSVGNSEHSLVSLGKAGRNRHLGRKPHVRGSAMNPVDHPHGGGEGRSPIGRKAPVTPWGKPTLGKKTRGKKLSDKFIVRKRKK; from the coding sequence ATGCCAATTAAAAAATTAAAAGCAATGACTAATGGTACAAGGCATATGTCTATATTAGTCAATAATGATCTGGATAAAGTAAGACCAGAAAAATCATTAGTAGAACCGTTAAATTCATCTTACGGGATTGACAACTACGGTCACAGAACTGGTAGAAACAGACATAAAGGACATAAGAGACTTTACAGAGTAATTGACTGGAAAAGAGATAAAAACGGAATACCTGCAAAGGTAGCAACAATAGAATATGATCCTAACAGAACTGCAAATATTGCTCTACTACACTATGTTGATGGGGAAAAAAGATATATTCTTGCTCCGAACGGTTTGAAAAAAGGAGATACTGTGTTATCAGGAGAAGGTGCGGAAATCAAACCTGGAAATGCTTTAAAACTAAAAGACTTACCAATAGGTACAGTTATTCATAATGTGGAATTAATACCCGGAAAAGGCGGACAGCTGGCAAGATCAGCAGGAACATCTGCAAGACTGGTAGCGAAAGACGGAGTTTACTCACACGTGGAACTTCCATCTGGAGAATTAAGACTAATACACAGAGAATGTACAGCTACTATAGGTTCTGTAGGAAACTCGGAACATTCGCTTGTATCATTAGGTAAAGCAGGAAGAAACAGACACTTAGGAAGAAAACCTCATGTTAGAGGATCAGCGATGAATCCGGTAGATCACCCACACGGAGGGGGAGAAGGAAGATCGCCTATAGGAAGAAAAGCTCCTGTTACACCTTGGGGTAAACCAACATTAGGTAAGAAAACTAGAGGTAAGAAATTAAGCGATAAATTTATAGTAAGAAAGAGAAAAAAATAA
- the rplW gene encoding 50S ribosomal protein L23: protein MNLYDVIKRPVKSEKGEMIRRENNEYVFEVDRRANKIEIRQAVEKLFDVKVVSVNTLTVKSKNKRFRFSMYKTPIVKKAMVKLKDGDEIAGFEF, encoded by the coding sequence ATGAATTTATATGATGTAATAAAAAGACCGGTTAAATCTGAAAAAGGTGAAATGATCAGAAGAGAAAACAACGAATATGTTTTCGAAGTAGACAGAAGAGCAAACAAAATCGAAATCAGACAAGCTGTGGAAAAATTATTTGATGTAAAAGTAGTAAGCGTGAATACACTTACAGTAAAATCTAAAAATAAAAGATTCAGATTTTCTATGTATAAAACACCTATAGTAAAAAAAGCTATGGTTAAACTTAAAGACGGAGATGAAATCGCAGGATTTGAGTTTTAA
- the rplD gene encoding 50S ribosomal protein L4 has product MPVLDIYTIDGSKAGTVDVKEEIFGIKPNKAVMHEVLTAELAEVRQGSASTKTRAEVRGGGRKPFRQKGTGRARQGSTRAPHMVGGGVSHGPKPRDYVKKVNKKVRKLAIRSALSAKAQNGGIIVIDAFELEKPKTKTIIDFSKKLDMAGTKQLYILNDLYIENEYNAYLSIRNIEKSYVLMPNELSVYWLLKQDKIIMTKEALAQIEEVLA; this is encoded by the coding sequence ATGCCAGTTTTAGATATATATACTATTGACGGTTCAAAAGCAGGAACTGTTGATGTAAAAGAAGAAATATTTGGTATAAAGCCTAACAAAGCAGTAATGCACGAAGTGTTAACTGCAGAACTAGCAGAAGTAAGACAAGGTTCGGCTTCTACAAAGACTAGAGCTGAAGTAAGAGGAGGAGGAAGAAAGCCTTTCAGACAAAAAGGTACTGGAAGAGCAAGACAAGGATCAACAAGAGCTCCTCACATGGTTGGCGGAGGTGTTTCACACGGACCGAAACCAAGAGACTATGTAAAAAAAGTAAATAAAAAAGTTAGAAAATTAGCTATAAGATCAGCTTTATCAGCTAAGGCTCAAAATGGAGGAATCATCGTAATAGATGCTTTTGAATTAGAAAAGCCGAAAACTAAAACAATTATTGATTTTTCTAAAAAATTAGATATGGCAGGAACAAAACAGCTGTACATACTAAATGACTTATACATAGAGAATGAATATAACGCATATCTGTCTATAAGAAATATAGAAAAATCATATGTACTAATGCCAAATGAGTTAAGTGTTTACTGGTTATTAAAACAGGACAAAATAATCATGACAAAAGAAGCACTTGCACAGATCGAGGAGGTGCTAGCATAA
- the rplC gene encoding 50S ribosomal protein L3, which yields MLLGKKIGMTQIFEGEKLIPVTVIEAGPNFVIQKKNVEKDGYNALTLGYDEKKEKNTIKPEMGVFKKAGVTPKKFLKEFKTDNLDGYALGQEIKVDSFEGIEFVDVSGVSKGKGTAGVMKRHNFGGNRATHGVSRNHRLGGSNAGGAASNSNVPKGKKMAGRLGNENVTVQNLRVVKFDVENNLLLVKGAIPGPKNGYLIIKKSVKKY from the coding sequence ATGTTACTAGGAAAAAAAATAGGGATGACACAAATATTTGAAGGTGAAAAATTAATACCTGTTACAGTAATAGAAGCAGGACCTAACTTTGTTATCCAAAAAAAGAACGTTGAAAAAGACGGATATAACGCGTTAACTTTAGGTTACGACGAGAAAAAAGAAAAAAATACTATAAAACCTGAAATGGGAGTATTTAAAAAAGCAGGAGTAACTCCAAAAAAATTCTTAAAAGAATTCAAAACTGACAATTTAGATGGTTATGCATTAGGACAGGAAATCAAAGTAGATTCATTCGAAGGAATAGAGTTCGTAGATGTTTCTGGTGTTTCAAAAGGTAAAGGAACAGCAGGGGTTATGAAAAGACATAACTTCGGAGGAAACAGAGCAACTCACGGGGTTTCTAGAAACCACAGACTTGGAGGATCGAATGCCGGTGGTGCTGCATCAAACAGTAATGTACCAAAAGGTAAGAAAATGGCAGGAAGATTAGGAAATGAAAATGTTACTGTTCAAAACCTTAGAGTAGTAAAATTTGATGTGGAAAATAACCTGTTATTAGTAAAAGGTGCAATACCGGGTCCTAAAAACGGATACTTAATAATAAAAAAATCAGTGAAAAAATACTAA